A genomic segment from Thermothielavioides terrestris NRRL 8126 chromosome 4, complete sequence encodes:
- a CDS encoding glycosyltransferase family 69 protein (CAZy_ID 269963), with amino-acid sequence MLSSRRQSSSDLDGDQFGKPAVSLSLLEHRSGTGPESLDNVILPRRASPGRWRCTIVSWAARRLRLSRRGLLVCFKYLAPVIAAVLVLVPIFAPSYLHPPAHYRELEARCRGDAAEPGCANPSNEKVFIAISLYDRGGHLAGGPWGKALLNLIHLIGPSNAYLSIYENDSGPEAAAALEELQRQVPCNHSIVNDPHVDMRLIPNVTMPDGTQRTKRIAYLSEVRNRALRPLDRVGGEHDGIVPFDKILFLNDIAFRPVDAAHLLFSTNIGPDGRTRYLSACALDYRTMFLFYDLYAQRDADGYSNGLPFYPIFTGAGRGLSRADMRRQTDAVRVRSCWGGMVAMQARYVQHLGRELPRPDFQQIGAHVIDPARPRNVSAPVRFRHEPDLFVDACECCLFLADVAQVARRAVGAPDDGDTNTDLAESTATLVNPYVRVAYDWGVLARERVARRWERLLGVVHAVVTPLVGLPRHNPYRAVREGEPFVEEVWSSERQRWELERRVGRNGLFCLVRQFQTITPGERQGDQNWEDNDIPPGQTLDFPT; translated from the coding sequence ATGTTATCATCTCGTCGGCAATCAAGCTCGGACCTGGACGGCGACCAGTTCGGCAAGCCGGCGGTGTCGCTGTCCCTCTTAGAGCACCGGTCCGGTACCGGCCCCGAATCTCTTGACAACGTCATCCTCCCAAGACGGGCAAGCCCTGGCAGATGGAGGTGTACCATCGTCTCGTGGGCGGCCAGGAGGCTGCGCCTCTCCCGCCGAGGCCTCTTGGTGTGTTTTAAGTACCTGGCCCCCGTgatcgccgccgtgctggtTCTGGTGCCCATCTTCGCGCCATCCTACCTGCACCCGCCAGCACACTAccgcgagctggaggcgAGATGTcgcggcgacgcggcggagCCCGGGTGCGCAAACCCGTCCAACGAGAAAGTTTTCATTGCCATCAGCCTGTATGATCGAGGGGGCCATCTGGCGGGAGGGCCGTGGGGGAAGGCCCTGCTGAACCTGATCCACCTCATCGGGCCCAGCAATGCGTATCTCAGCATCTACGAAAACGACAGCGGGcccgaggccgcggcggccctggaggagctgcagcgccaAGTGCCGTGCAACCACTCCATTGTCAACGACCCGCACGTCGACATGCGCCTCATCCCCAACGTGACCATGCCCGACGGCACGCAGCGGACGAAGCGGATAGCCTACCTGTCCGAGGTGCGGAACCGGGCACTGCGGCCGCTGGACAGGGTCGGCGGGGAGCACGATGGCATCGTGCCGTTCGACAAGATCCTCTTCCTCAACGACATCGCCTTCCGccccgtcgacgccgcccaccTGCTGTTCAGCACGAACATCGGGCCGGACGGCCGGACCCGCTACCTGTCGGCCTGCGCGCTCGACTACCGGACCATGTTCCTCTTCTATGACCTCTACGCCCAGCGGGATGCCGACGGCTACTCCAACGGCCTGCCGTTCTACCCGATCttcaccggcgccggccggggccTCTCGCGGGCCGACATGCGCCGCCAGACCGACGCCGTCCGCGTGCGCTCCTGCTGGGGCGGCATGGTGGCCATGCAGGCGCGCTACgtccagcacctcggccgggagctgccgcggccggacTTCCAGCAGATCGGCGCGCACGTCATCgacccggcccggccgcgcaACGTCTCGGCGCCGGTGCGCTTCCGCCACGAGCCCGACCTGTTCGTCGACGCGTGCGAGTGCTGCCTGTTCCTCGCGGACGTGGCGCAggtcgcgcgccgcgcggtGGGCGCcccggacgacggcgacaccAACACCGACCTCGCCGAGTCCACGGCGACGCTCGTGAACCCCTACGTGCGCGTGGCGTACGACTGGGGCGTGCTGGCGCGGGAGCGCGTCGCGCGGCGCTGGGAGCGGCTGCTCGGCGTCGTGCACGCCGTCGTCACGCCGCTGGTCGGCCTGCCGCGGCACAACCCCTACCGCGCGGTGCGCGAGGGCGAGCCGTTCGTCGAGGAGGTCTGGAGCAGCGAGCGGCAGCGCTGGGAGCTGGagcgccgcgtcggccgcaACGGCCTGTTCTGTCTGGTGCGCCAGTTCCAGACCATCACGCCTGGCGAGCGGCAAGGGGACCAGAATTGGGAGGACAACGACATACCGCCGGGGCAGACGCTGGACTTTCCGACGTGA